A window of Komagataella phaffii GS115 chromosome 1, complete sequence contains these coding sequences:
- a CDS encoding Metalloprotease: MTYQILTENVVKPDLDDRSYRVIELPNKLRALLIHDPTTDKAAASLDVNVGNFYDPKDLPGLAHFCEHLLFMGTEKYPQENEYSSYLSSHSGRSNAYTSSQDTNYHFEIDANFLEGALDRFAQFFISPLFSKSCKDREIQAVDSENKKNLQNDDWRLHQLDKSITSLKHPYNNFSTGNIQTLQDIPQSQNMDVRDELLKFHDAYYSANIMRLVVLGKEDLDTLTSWTVSKFSAIANSEASRPYFPDPPYTSKELGIVIKAKPVMDKRVLEIAFPIPDQAEHWGFKPQRYFSHLIGHESKGSLFELLKTKGWATDLSSGAVNISKDYSTFLIEIDLTPQGLSRYEEIIYLIFQYIELLRQTGPQRWIFEELKDVSYMNFKFRQKARAASTVSSLSRQLQKDDYIPMENILDNSVLREWDDKLISDFLTYLTPDNFRIMVVAPEFEESDLPLREKWYGTAYSVIPFDPNFLDSLKIVELHPELHLPIANEFIPKNFEVRKFDVDEPLKTPKLIKDSPNSRIWFKKDDQFWVPKGSVTIKLQLPITQVSVLNYSLTTLYTALVEDFLNDIAYDAAIVGLRFTLDSTTTGLRLKVEGYNDKLVKFLDTIIDKIIDFTPTQERYNVIREKTIRQLKNFHYYPPFQIISQYGSTLLNDKTYLNEETMKCLETEITYGKLVNFIPTMYNELYSEILVHGNFERSQAFEIGTHFKEKIHRLNKAIDVLAESDVKTNRSVLLPTNQTYRFDHELPDKNNTNSCTDYFIQVGEHAQDVRLYNLLALFSQIVHEPCFNRLRTNEQLGYVVFSGVRKTRTTCGFRILVQSERTTDYLEYRIYEFLKKVDSYLLAISEEEFKEHVDALISKNLQKLKNLGEEYSRFWNEITIGTYDFLAHETSVKYLKQFSKQDVIDFYRQHIINEKAPKLIVNLKAQSPSPQTPFKLVNSSVLNYLSQNEIKVSVEDVEAILTTHKDEEFKDRKDIEKLLTNDDFRELLPKETELQPFIDYVYEMLVEPVPKGYPTGSLITHIGSWKGSMALTQAVQPVVPLETFHDENTIVAQSKL; this comes from the coding sequence ATGACGTATCAGATCTTAACAGAAAACGTCGTCAAACCTGATCTGGATGATCGTTCATACAGAGTCATCGAACTCCCCAATAAACTTAGAGCATTGCTGATTCATGATCCAACTACGGATAAAGCCGCTGCCTCTCTGGATGTGAACGTTGGGAACTTTTATGATCCAAAAGATCTGCCCGGACTCGCCCATTTTTGTGAGCATCTGCTCTTCATGGGTACAGAAAAATACCCTCAAGAGAATGAGTACTCTTCCTATTTATCTTCACATTCAGGCCGTTCAAATGCATACACCTCTTCGCAGGATACAAACTATCATTTTGAGATCGATGCCAACTTCCTAGAGGGCGCTCTGGACAGATTTGCtcagtttttcatttctcCCCTATTTTCCAAGAGTTGCAAAGACAGAGAAATCCAAGCCGTGGATAGTGAAAATAAGAAAAACTTACAGAATGACGATTGGAGATTGcatcaacttgataaatCTATCACCTCTCTAAAACATCCTTACAATAACTTCAGCACCGGTAACATACAGACTCTGCAGGATATCCCTCAATCTCAGAATATGGATGTTAGAGACGAGCTACTGAAATTTCATGATGCGTACTACTCTGCCAACATCATGAGATTGGTTGTACTGGGGAAAGAAGATCTGGATACTTTGACCAGTTGGACCGTCTCCAAGTTCTCTGCGATTGCCAATTCCGAAGCTTCCAGGCCTTATTTCCCTGATCCTCCCTACACTTCGAAAGAGTTGGGAATTGTGATCAAGGCTAAACCTGTTATGGATAAAAGAGTTCTGGAAATTGCGTTTCCAATACCAGATCAAGCTGAACACTGGGGGTTCAAACCTCAAAGATATTTCTCCCATCTAATCGGGCATGAAAGTAAAGGTTCTTTATTCGAACTATTAAAGACAAAAGGCTGGGCTACCGACCTTTCCAGTGGAGCGGTTAACATATCCAAAGACTACAGCACTTTTctcattgaaattgatcttACACCTCAAGGGCTATCACGCTACGAGGAGATCATTTATTTAATTTTCCAGTATATCGAACTTCTACGCCAAACAGGCCCTCAAAGGTGGATATTCGAAGAACTGAAAGACGTCAGTTACAtgaacttcaaattcagACAAAAAGCTAGAGCAGCCTCCACCGTCTCATCCCTTTCCAGACAGTTACAGAAAGATGATTACATTCCAATGGAAAACATTTTGGATAATTCTGTTTTGAGAGAATGGGATGACAAGTTAATCTCTGATTTTCTTACATATTTAACACCTGACAACTTTAGAATAATGGTAGTAGCGCCAGAATTTGAGGAGTCCGATTTACCTCTTCGTGAGAAATGGTATGGGACTGCGTACAGCGTGATTCCATTTGATCCAAATTTTTtagattctttgaaaatagtGGAGTTGCATCCTGAATTACACTTACCCATTGCAAATGAGTTCATACCAAAAAATTTTGAGGTTAGAAAGTTTGATGTCGATGAGCCTTTAAAGACACCaaaattgatcaaagattctCCAAATTCTCGTATCTGgttcaagaaggatgacCAATTTTGGGTTCCCAAAGGATCAGTGACAATAAAACTGCAATTACCAATCACTCAAGTGTCCGTTTTGAACTATTCGCTGACCACCCTATACACTGCTTTGGTTGAAGACTTTTTGAACGACATTGCCTACGATGCAGCCATCGTTGGCCTTAGATTTACGTTAGATTCTACGACCACAGGGCTACGACTTAAAGTAGAAGGTTATAACGACAAACTggtcaagtttttggatACCATTATTGATAAAATTATAGACTTTACTCCCACTCAAGAAAGATACAATGTGATCCGGGAGAAAACCATCAGACAACTCAAAAATTTCCACTATTACCCCCCATTCCAAATTATAAGCCAGTATGGTTCAACTTTATTGAATGACAAGACCTACCTGAACGAGGAGACCATGAAATGCCTAGAAACGGAAATTACTTACGGTAAGCTCGTAAACTTTATTCCTACCATGTACAATGAGCTTTATTCTGAGATTCTGGTTCACGGGAACTTTGAGAGATCACAAGCTTTTGAGATTGGAACTCATtttaaagaaaaaattcacAGGTTGAACAAAGCTATCGATGTCTTGGCTGAATCAGATGTTAAAACAAACAGATCTGTTTTGTTACCAACAAACCAAACATACAGATTCGACCATGAGCTTCCCGATAAGAACAACACCAACTCTTGCACCGATTATTTTATTCAGGTTGGTGAACATGCACAAGATGTAAGATTATACAACTTGTTGGCACTGTTTTCCCAAATAGTTCATGAGCCCTGCTTCAACAGATTACGTACGAATGAACAGTTGGGCTATGTTGTTTTCAGCGGAGTCAGAAAAACCAGAACTACTTGTGGATTCCGTATCTTGGTACAAAGTGAGAGAACTACCGATTACTTGGAATACAGAATTTACGAGTTTCTCAAGAAAGTTGACAGCTACTTGCTTGCTATCTCAGAAGAGGAGTTTAAAGAGCACGTCGATGccttgatttcaaagaatttacAAAAACTAAAGAATTTGGGTGAAGAGTATAGCAGATTCTGGAATGAAATAACCATTGGCACTTACGACTTTTTAGCCCATGAAACTAGCGTGAAGTATCTGAAGCAGTTTTCTAAGCAGGATGTCATTGATTTCTACCGTCAACACATCATAAATGAAAAGGCACCAAAACTGATAGTGAACTTGAAGGCTCAATCGCCTTCGCCTCAAACACCATTCAAACTTGTGAACTCGTCTGTTCTCAACTATCTATCTCAGAACGAGATCaaagtttctgttgaagaCGTGGAAGCTATTTTGACGACTCataaagatgaagaattcaAGGATAGAAAAGATATCGAGAAGTTGCTCACCAATGATGATTTCAGAGAATTGCTAcccaaagaaactgaattGCAGCCATTTATTGACTATGTCTATGAGATGTTGGTTGAACCTGTTCCAAAGGGTTATCCTACAGGGTCTTTGATTACTCATATTGGATCGTGGAAGGGATCGATGGCTCTTACCCAAGCCGTTCAACCTGTCGTTCCACTCGAGACTTTTCACGACGAAAACACAATTGTTGCCCAGTCGAAACTATGA